The following is a genomic window from Spirosoma foliorum.
GTCATTCAGTTGTGGATCATTATACGTATTCCATTGTCAGTGATGGCGATTTGATGGAAGGAATCGCATCGGAAGCCGCGTCATTGGCAGGCCATCTGAAACTCGGCAAGCTCATTTACCTCTACGACGACAACCTGATTTCACTGGACGGTCCTACCGATCTGGCGTTTACCGAAGACCGAATGTCGCGCTTTGACGCCTACGGCTGGCACACCCAACACGTATCGGATGGCAATAACCTCGATGCCATTGAAGCCGCCATTCGACTCGCTCAGGCCGAAACCGAACGTCCATCCATTATTGCGGTTCGTACTGTTATTGGCTATGGAAGCCCATTAGCCGGAACCAGCAAAGCGCATGGTAGTCCGTTGGGGGAAGAAAATGTCCGAAAAACGAAAGAATTCTTTGGCTGGGACCCCGATAAATCGTTCGTGATTCCCAACGAAGTGAAAGAGTACCTGCTCGAAACCGGAAGCCGGGGTGCCGAGTTACAAGCTGATTGGGAGAAACGATTTAAGGATTACAAGAAAACGTTTTCCGACCAGGCAAACGACTTCAGCCGATCTTTTTCGGGTAAGCTTCCCACCGATTGGGAAGCGGATCTGCCTCAGTTTGCCCCTGAAGACGGCCCATTGGCTACCCGACAGGCATCCGGCAAAGCGCTGGAAGCCCTGAAAAAGCGGGTTCCGTACATTTTTGGTGGATCGGCCGATCTGGCTTCGTCAAACGAGATGCCCACTAAAGGCGATGTAAGCTTTCAGCCGGGCCATTACGAAAATTCGAATATCTGGTTTGGCGTGCGCGAACATGCTATGGGAGCTGCCCTCAACGGCATGGCACAACACGGGGGTATTCACCCCTACGGCGGCACTTTCCTCAATTTCTCCGATTACATGCGTGGGGCCATTCGACTAACCGCACTGGCTGAGTCGGCCGTCACGTTCGTCTTTACCCACGATAGCATCGGTTTAGGCGAAGATGGCCCAACACACCAACCGGTTGAGCAATACGTTGCCTTACGCGCCATTCCGAACATCATTGTTCTGCGCCCTGCCGATGCCAACGAAACAATCGAAGCCTGGCGGGTAGCCATGAAACAACCGAAAACGCCGGTGCTACTACTCCTCTCCCGACAGAAACTACCCGTGATCGATCAGACCAAATACGGTTCGGCAAGGGGTGTCGAAAAAGGAGCCTATATCCTCAGTGAATGTGAAGGTATTCCTCAACTCATTCTACTAGCTACAGGGTCAGAAGTATCGCTGGTAATGGAAGCCCAGCAAGAGCTAAAAAAACAGGGTATTCGGGCACGGGTGGTTAGCATGCCCTCCTGGGAATTGTTCGAACAGCAGGATATTACCTACCAGCATCAGGTATTACCTCCTGCCATCCGCAAACGATTGGCCGTTGAAGTAGGCTCGCCGATAGGCTGGCACAAATACGTGACCGACGAAGGCACCACCATTAGTATGAATCGCTTTGGTCTATCAGGACCAGCCGAAGAGTTAATGGCCTACTTTGGATTCACGGTCGAAAACGTGGTCAAGCAGGCAAAAGCGGTGCTAAAAGGGCAACCGCAGGGAATGGAGAAGAAAGAGGTTTTGTCTTGACGTAATCTAGAAAGATGAAAACAGCACAGCACTTAATAACCATTATTTATCGACCATAACCAGAAGTTGGGCAACGGTTGAACCTAACTGGCCTTGAATGGTTTTATATTTGTACATAAACAAGACGCCGGACCAATCCGGCGTTTCGTTTTAATTAATTAAGCTATTAAACCTATAGACAATACTCACTATGTCTATCCAGTTCACTGACAATATAAGTACAGCCGCCAAGCGCGACATCCTCGATCTAGCCCAGAAGATTGGTTCGTTTCAACAAGGTGATATAGCCGATGAAGCGTTCCGGAAATTCCGGCTCACACGTGGGGTGTATGGTCAACGGCAACCCGGCGTACAGATGATTCGGATCAAGCTGCCCCACGGGCGCATCACGGCCGATCAACTAATTCGGATTGCCGATCTGTCGGATAAATACGCGACGGGCAATCTGCACGCTACAACCCGGCAGGATATCCAACTGCACTTTGTCAAGCTGGCCGATTCGCCCCAGCTCTGGGCCGACCTCGAGGATGCCAACATTACGCTAAAAGAAGCCTGCGGGAACACGGTACGAAACGTAACTGGCTCAGCCAGAGCAGGTATTGAT
Proteins encoded in this region:
- the tkt gene encoding transketolase, which produces MTNNSVDLDQLSINTIRLLSVDAVQKANSGHPGLPLGAAPMAYVLWSRFLRFNPKDPHWPDRDRFVLSAGHGSALLYSLLHLYGYDLSLNDLKHFRQIHSKTPGHPESNLTPGVEVTTGPLGQGFANGVGMAMAEAFLAATYNREGHSVVDHYTYSIVSDGDLMEGIASEAASLAGHLKLGKLIYLYDDNLISLDGPTDLAFTEDRMSRFDAYGWHTQHVSDGNNLDAIEAAIRLAQAETERPSIIAVRTVIGYGSPLAGTSKAHGSPLGEENVRKTKEFFGWDPDKSFVIPNEVKEYLLETGSRGAELQADWEKRFKDYKKTFSDQANDFSRSFSGKLPTDWEADLPQFAPEDGPLATRQASGKALEALKKRVPYIFGGSADLASSNEMPTKGDVSFQPGHYENSNIWFGVREHAMGAALNGMAQHGGIHPYGGTFLNFSDYMRGAIRLTALAESAVTFVFTHDSIGLGEDGPTHQPVEQYVALRAIPNIIVLRPADANETIEAWRVAMKQPKTPVLLLLSRQKLPVIDQTKYGSARGVEKGAYILSECEGIPQLILLATGSEVSLVMEAQQELKKQGIRARVVSMPSWELFEQQDITYQHQVLPPAIRKRLAVEVGSPIGWHKYVTDEGTTISMNRFGLSGPAEELMAYFGFTVENVVKQAKAVLKGQPQGMEKKEVLS